One window of Saccharopolyspora phatthalungensis genomic DNA carries:
- a CDS encoding helix-turn-helix domain-containing protein: MRDALARRDVSEIYRQLRRHGVSQRQIAASTGQSQSEVSEILKGRQVMAYDVLARIADGLGIPRGYMGLAYDGATAMRVAKAANAPNAEEDESVKRRKFLSHAAAVTMGAAVFGEGDNNWVPTSAQTPAPARIGMTDVQQIQAATKALRDLDYRYGGGTCRDAVVAQLSWAQQLLESSAADPVRKQLFVALADMHSLAGWTSFDIGLLDPARGHFGKALEFAKQANDDGLVASVLYRMGRVYLHYQEPNEALKLFQLGQIAAQESGSALTVAVLCANEAWAYGMLNKPDQVQKMVGRTKDEFARAKADEAPDWVRFFNENDLHGMIGSAHDALANFDPKRHASIAVAETIKCNEAYGADMQRTHVFGLSLQATNHFRAGDLQEGIKVGRRALQFGDLVKSARVADRLKPLEIEAGKHRMNSDVRDLFEEVRRFRQG; the protein is encoded by the coding sequence ATGCGGGATGCGCTGGCCCGACGGGACGTCAGCGAGATCTACCGGCAACTGCGCCGGCACGGCGTCTCGCAGCGCCAGATAGCGGCCTCGACGGGGCAGTCGCAGTCCGAGGTGTCCGAGATTCTCAAGGGGCGGCAGGTCATGGCCTATGACGTGCTGGCCCGGATCGCCGACGGGCTGGGAATTCCGCGGGGCTACATGGGCCTCGCATACGACGGGGCTACCGCCATGCGGGTCGCCAAGGCGGCCAACGCCCCCAATGCTGAGGAGGACGAGTCGGTGAAGCGTCGGAAGTTCTTGTCCCATGCCGCGGCCGTGACCATGGGTGCGGCCGTGTTCGGCGAGGGGGACAACAACTGGGTGCCGACCAGCGCCCAGACACCCGCCCCGGCGCGCATCGGCATGACCGATGTGCAGCAGATTCAGGCCGCCACCAAGGCGCTGCGCGACCTCGACTACCGCTACGGGGGCGGGACCTGCCGCGACGCCGTGGTCGCCCAGCTGTCCTGGGCGCAGCAACTGCTCGAGTCCAGCGCGGCGGATCCCGTGCGCAAGCAACTGTTCGTCGCCTTGGCGGACATGCACAGCCTGGCCGGTTGGACCTCCTTCGACATCGGTTTGCTCGACCCGGCGCGCGGTCACTTCGGCAAGGCGCTGGAGTTCGCCAAGCAGGCCAACGACGACGGCCTGGTGGCCAGCGTGCTCTACCGGATGGGCCGGGTCTACCTGCACTACCAGGAGCCCAACGAGGCGCTGAAGCTGTTCCAGCTGGGCCAGATCGCCGCGCAGGAGTCGGGTTCGGCGCTGACCGTCGCGGTGCTGTGCGCCAACGAAGCGTGGGCCTACGGCATGCTGAACAAGCCCGACCAGGTGCAGAAGATGGTGGGCCGGACCAAGGACGAGTTCGCCCGAGCCAAGGCCGACGAGGCGCCGGACTGGGTGCGGTTTTTCAACGAGAACGACCTGCACGGGATGATCGGTTCGGCACATGACGCGCTGGCCAACTTCGATCCGAAGCGGCACGCCTCGATCGCGGTCGCCGAGACCATCAAGTGCAACGAGGCATACGGCGCGGACATGCAGCGGACCCACGTGTTCGGGCTGAGTCTGCAGGCGACCAACCACTTCCGGGCCGGTGACCTGCAGGAAGGCATCAAGGTCGGCCGGCGGGCGCTGCAGTTCGGCGACCTGGTCAAATCCGCGCGAGTCGCCGACCGGCTCAAGCCGTTGGAAATCGAGGCGGGCAAACACCGGATGAATTCCGATGTTCGCGACCTGTTCGAGGAAGTCCGGCGGTTCCGCCAGGGCTGA